From a single Glycine soja cultivar W05 chromosome 19, ASM419377v2, whole genome shotgun sequence genomic region:
- the LOC114399636 gene encoding pentatricopeptide repeat-containing protein At5g56310-like, protein MLAPKLQPFKPPPLQRTLATLALISDKCTTLDQLKQVHAQMIVSAVVATDPFAASRLFFSCALSPFGDLSLAFRIFHSTPRPNSFMWNTLIRAQTHAPHALSLYVAMRRSNVLPGKHTFPFLLKACARVRSFTASQQVHVHVIKFGLDFDSHVVDALVRCYSVSGHCVSARQVFDETPEKISSLWTTMVCGYAQNFCSNEALRLFEDMVGEGFEPGGATLASVLSACARSGCLELGERIHEFMKVKGVGLGEGVILGTALVYMYAKNGEIAMARRLFDEMPERNVVTWNAMICGLGAYGYVDDALGLFEKMKKEGVVVPNGVTFVGVLSACCHAGLIDVGREIFRSMKSVYGIEPKIEHYGCLVDLLGRGGWLLEAVELVKGMPWKADVVILGTLLAASRISGNTEVAERVVKDILALEPQNHGVHVALSNMYAEAGQWQEVLRLRKTMKEERLKKAPGWSLVAT, encoded by the coding sequence ATGTTGGCGCCAAAATTGCAACCCTTTAAACCACCGCCGCTGCAAAGAACCCTCGCCACTCTGGCACTCATATCCGACAAATGCACAACCCTAGACCAGCTGAAGCAGGTCCATGCCCAGATGATCGTCTCCGCCGTCGTCGCCACCGACCCCTTCGCCGCGAGCCGCCTGTTCTTCTCGTGCGCCCTCTCCCCCTTCGGCGACCTCTCCCTCGCTTTCAGAATCTTCCACTCCACCCCGCGTCCCAACTCCTTCATGTGGAACACCCTCATCCGCGCCCAAACCCACGCGCCCCACGCGCTCTCCCTCTACGTAGCCATGCGCCGAAGCAACGTCCTCCCCGGCAAGCACACCTTCCCCTTCCTCCTCAAGGCATGCGCTCGTGTGCGCTCGTTCACAGCTTCCCAACAGGTCCATGTACATGTCATCAAGTTCGGGTTGGACTTTGATTCCCACGTGGTTGATGCATTGGTTCGATGTTACTCTGTTTCGGGACACTGCGTCAGTGCCCGTCAAGTGTTTGATGAAACGCCTGAGAAAATTTCGAGTCTTTGGACCACTATGGTTTGTGGGTATGCCCAGAATTTCTGCTCCAACGAGGCTTTGAGGCTGTTTGAGGATATGGTTGGGGAGGGCTTTGAGCCCGGTGGGGCCACCCTGGCGTCAGTGTTGTCCGCATGTGCCCGGTCGGGTTGTCTTGAGCTTGGGGAAAGGATTCATGAGTTTATGAAGGTGAAAGGGGTTGGACTTGGAGAGGGAGTGATACTCGGGACAGCGTTGGTTTACATGTATGCGAAGAATGGGGAGATTGCGATGGCGCGGAGGTTGTTCGATGAAATGCCAGAGAGGAATGTTGTTACTTGGAATGCTATGATCTGTGGGTTGGGTGCTTATGGATATGTGGATGATGCGCTTGGTTTGTTTGAGAAGATGAAGAAAGAGGGGGTTGTTGTTCCCAATGGTGTCACCTTTGTTGGAGTTTTATCGGCTTGTTGTCATGCTGGCTTGATTGATGTTGGTCGTGAGATTTTTCGGTCAATGAAGTCGGTGTATGGAATTGAGCCGAAGATTGAGCATTATGGGTGCTTGGTTGATCTTCTTGGGAGAGGGGGTTGGTTGTTAGAGGCGGTGGAGCTGGTGAAAGGAATGCCGTGGAAAGCTGATGTGGTTATTTTGGGAACTTTGTTGGCAGCTAGCAGGATTAGTGGAAATACTGAGGTTGCTGAAAGAGTGGTGAAGGATATTCTTGCTCTGGAACCTCAGAATCATGGTGTTCATGTTGCTTTGTCTAATATGTATGCAGAGGCTGGACAGTGGCAGGAAGTTTTGAGACTGAGGAAGACAATGAAAGAAGAGAGACTCAAGAAGGCTCCAGGGTGGAGCCTTGTTGCCACTTAG